cacacacgcacacacacacatacacacacacacacacacacacacacacacacacacacacacacacaaacacatacacacacacacacacacacacacacacacacacacacacacacacacacacatattatatatatatatatatatatatatatatatatatatatatatatatatcttatagatatacatatatatacatatatatatatatatatatatatatatatatatatatatatatatatatatatatatatatgtatacatcttcttttaacggtaggttcatgtctgagccgccgtggtcacagcatgatacttaattgtagttttcatgttgtaatgctcttggagtgagtacgtggtagggtccccagttcctttccacggagagtgccggtgttatcttttaggtaatcattctctctattttatccgggcttgggaccagcactgacttgggctggcttggccacccagtggctaggtaggcaatcgaggtgaagttctttgcccaagggaacaacacgccggctggtgactcgaaacctcgaactcagattgccgtcatgacagctttgagtccgatgctctaaccattcggccaccgcggccttgacgatcatgggcttccatgatttttcttggcaatctagagcggtggtttgccattgccttccgcccagtgtttttatcgattcaccatctctatttatccggcactgggcttgggctggcttggccacccagtggctaggcaggccatcgaggtgaagttccttgcccaagggaaacaacgcgccggccggtgactcgaaccctcgaactcagattcggccaccgcggccctgtatatatacatacataaaaaaaaaaaaaaaaaaaaaaaaaatatatatatatatatatatattattttatatatatatatattatatacatatatatatatatataatatatataaaatatatatatatatatatatatatattttatatgcgcacacacacacacataaatataaaatgtatatatagatatatatgtgtatatgtatatatagatatatatgtgtatatgtatatatatattcctttgtgtgtatttatatgtatatacatatatatacatagatatgtgtgtgtacacatacatattcatatatatctttacatatatatgtgtatatatgcaaaaacacacacacacacacacacacacacacacacacacactaacacacacacacacacatacagagagagacagacagacagacagacagacagagatgttACATCtaatattacagtcattatttgTTTTCGTTGAGTACCGAAGCATAAGCAGTTATACTACGAGTAGGGACCCTTCCCGTCTTCTATGATGCAATTAACGTGCCAggtcatgtaaaaaaaagaatagtgaaaaaaaacattagatgGAGACACAGATGAATTGCATGCTTGAATCGGTTTCGACTTGCATACCCTATTTCAACACTGTAAATAAAAAGTGGTTCTCTCCTCGTCATCGTGGTACGAAAGCAGCAACCTTAACCTTGACTTGCAAATAGTTGATCTTCACAATCCATCTGCGTAGACTTTATGTCTGTAAAGTAATCCGTTAGCCCCATTATCTCAACGTGACCCTTTTAATTGCAAAAGTTTTACGAGTCTGACCCAAAACTAGACAGCGAAGGGCCCTGTCATGCCATTATGCGCAGTGTTAGTAGAACAGTGTAAGCTATTGGGATTTAATATCTGGAGGATAGGAACACCAGTGTAAATCAAAATACAAAGATGAAGGCATCATCACAGTCGCCAGTCGGGGAATGCAGAAATAAAGTACGGAATACCCTTGACAGTTTCGAAGTTGAAAATGTTTTCCTATCTTGCTTCGCGTGAGCTGTAGTGTGGAACGGTCTTAGCCATCGTAAGTGACAATTATATAAAACatgattatttactttatttatattacacCAAGCGACGAGCAGTTCCatgatgtgtttgtatacatatgtatgaacacacgtatataaatagatcgacagatagttCTACCTTagtggagagagatgggagacatAGTCCCAATTCAATTAATAAATGTTTTCTTAATCTCTGATTCGAAGAAGAAAGAATCGGAGAGTAAAGTTTTCAAATATATGGCTATATGAAGTATGTACGTCTGAAGTTATTCTAGGAGAGACCTTACGCTAGTTATAATTATACCTTCGTAACCCAAGCCGCGTTCTATGaccttgacctttttttttgtacccGGCTTGCTCCATGCCTCCCACTCACCTTTCGTAGCGTCTTCGTGACAgtcctttatttgttttcctctcctccccttttactttttactctttctgcttcttttcgtCTACCAATCTAGGTAAAATACTGTACCTCATTGTTGTTTAAACGCGCCGAAGCGTACCAACCCGTGGTATTAGCTACCATTCATATGGTATGGGGGCAGCATGCCAGGTGGGTCATGGCACTAAATGTTTTTTCCTACTGCCCGCTAGCCTGGGTGTGGCGAGGATGCATAGAATAGCAGGTTCTCGAAGGTTCTCTCGACCACACCTCAGgtcacttttatatgtatatttttctcttattttccgtcATATTTGTCTAGCATTCTTTATGTTAACTGAAGAATTGCCTGATATGTCTGGCGAAAGACAGACGTCGCCATAATAATCTGAGATGAAGGTCATGATACcgttaaaagatattaaaaatgacTGACGTAAAGATGACTAAACCATTGTAAAATACCACATGAAGTTGTTTAGTAATAAATCTGCacattttacatattcatatttaacaGTGAAAACCGagtgatagaagatatatatatatatatatatatatatatatatatatatatatatatatatatatatatatatatatatatatatatatatatatatttatataattgtatgtatgtatatatataaacacacacatacatacacacgcacacacactcacacacacacacacacacacacacacacacacacacacacacacgcacacacacacacacacacacacacatatatatatatacatatatatatatatatatatatatatatatatatatatatatatatatatatatatatatatatgtgtgtgtctgtgtgtttgtatacatatatatatatatatatatatatatatatatatatatatatacatatatatacactttagtatagatttatatcattatacacacacacacacacaacacacgcacacacacacaaacacacacacacacgcacacacacacacacacgcaaatatatatatatatatatatatatatatatatatatatatatatatacacgtatgtatatatatgtatatatatatatatatatatatatatatatatatatatatattatatatatatatattgtacatatatgcatttttctacacatatatatgtataaaactgtgtgtgtgcatataaagatagatggatacatagatacatacatagattgatagatatgcatgtacatatatataaatatatgtatataatatgtacacatatatatacatatatatacatatatatgtacgtatttatatgcatgtaaacatatTTGTCTGCTATatatctacctgtgtgtgtgtgtgtgtgtgtgtgtgtgtgtgtgtgtgtgtgtgtgtgtgtgtgtgtggtgtgtgtgtgtgtgtgtgagagagtatgtgtgtgtgtgtgtgtgtgtgtgtgtgtgtgtgtgtgtgtgtgtgtgtgtgtgtgtgtgtgcatgtatgtatgtatatatacacatatatgtatacacacacgcacacacacacacacacacacacgcatgcacacacacacacacacacacacacacacacacacacacacacacacacaaacacatacacacacacacacacatatatatatatatatatatatatatatatatatatatatatatatatatatatacatatatataaaatgtatatatatatatatatatatatatgtatatatagatatatatgtgtatatgtatatatatatatatatgtgtatatatatatatagatatatatatatatatatatatatatattcctttgtgtgtatttatatgtatatacatatatatacatagatatgtgtgtgtacacatacatattcatatatatctttacatatatatgtgtatatatgcaaacacacacacacacacacacacacacacacacacacacacacacacacacacacacacacaatatatatatatatatatatatatatatatatatatatatatatatatatatatatatatacagagagagagagacagacagacagacagagagagatgttaCATCtaatattacagtcattatttgTTTTCGTTGAGTACCGAAGCATAAGCAGTTATACTACGAGTAGGTACTCGTTCCCGTCTTCTATGATGCAATTAACGTGCCAggtcatgtaaaaaaaagaatagtgaaaaaaaacattagatgGAGACACAGATGAATTGCATGCTTGAATCGGTTTCGACTTGCATACCCTATTTCAACACTGTAAATAAAAAGTGGTTCTCTCCTCGTCATCTGTGAGCTACGATATAGCATGCAACTTTACCCGTTAGACTTGCAAAATAGTTGACTCTTTCACAGATACCATCTGCGGTAGACGTTTATGTCTGTGCAACAGTAATCCGTTAGCCCCAATTATCTCAACGGTGGGACCGTTTTATTGCAAAATGTTGACGAGTCTGACCTAAAGACGTAGACAGCGAAGGCCATGGTCAAGGCTTTTGAGTGATGGTAGGAGGTATGTTCTTGCACCAGAACTAAGATCAAGAGGCTTTCTGTGAATTCTGGAGGCGAAAGTATACTCATTTTTACCTATTtggctttcatatatatatatatatatatatatatatatatatatatatatatatataatatatatgtatgtatgtatgtatgtataatatatatatatatatatatatatatatatatatatatatatattcatgaaagaaaaatttaaaacaacacgcccaaacacacacacacatgtttatcaactatgtatgtatgtgtatgtatatatatatatatatatataatatatatatatatattatatatatatatatatatatatatatatatatgtatatatatattatatatatatattatatatatatatatatatatatatatatatacttatatatgtatatatatatatatatacatatatgcatatatgtatatataatgcatgtatgtatttgtatatacatgtgtgtgtgtgtatatatatacatatatatagttcgtgtgtatatgtgtgtatgtgtgtgtgtctgtgtgtaaacacaaacacacacagtgtacatatatatatatatatatatatatatatatatatatatatatatatatatatatatatatatgtattatatatatatatatattgtgtgtgtgtgtgtgtgtgtgtgtgtgtgtgtgtgtgtgtgtgtgtgtgtgtgtgtgtgtgtgtgtgtgtgtgtgtctgtgcatatgtatacatatatgggtttatatatatactcacatattcatacatccatacatatatagatatacatatatacatatacatatatatatatatataatatatatatatatataatatatatatatatatatatgtatataaacctatatgtgtatacatatatatatacacacatatatatagtctgtatgtatgtatatagatgtagatgtagatgtgtgtatatatatatatatatatatatatatatatatatatatatatatatatatatatatatatatatatatatatatatatatatatatatatatatgtgtgtgtgtgtgtgtgctgtgtgtgtgtgtgtgtgtgtgtgtgtgtgtgtgtgtgtgtgtgtgtgtgtgtgtgttgtgtgtgtgtgtgtgtgttatttaagtgtattatatatacacatatcatacatacttacatttttACAAATAAGTATGTGCGCGAgtttaaaagagagaaatgggtggTAAGATACAGGCTTCGCAGTTTGGCTTTTGTCCGTTTTCATTCAACAAGTTAACTGCTAAAATAAAGATATACTTCTggcaatatattatacaaatgggCTTTATTGTCCACTGAGATTTaaagaaatgaatatacataaGGATGATATACCAAAGTGGAAAGGTATTAACGTTGTTTCAACTCTTTTGTAAGCCATAAAACCAAAGAAGCAGAGTAGTTACAGTGAAGGTCTCGTAGCCTTCTAAAGGCCTTTGGATACTACGGCAGTATAAAAGGGCAGAGCTTTATTACACGGTACTCAGTTCCTTCAGGTTCCATTCACTCACCATGAAGCTTGTACGTCAAGAGCGTTGACAGCACTTGCTTGCTATAAATCTTTAGTTCATACAGTTTGTTTGCTACGTCCTTTTGGAAACGGAAACAGAAAATGTACGCACTTTCCCATAGATATTGGTGTTGTTTGCGTAAAATACAAATTCCTCTTTTATTACACAACAGATCGTTATTGCCTGCTTGGCCGCCGTGGCCGTCGCCGCCCCTCAGTACAGCTATGGTGCTCCTCGTGCTGCGTCCAGTGAGGAAGTCGAGTTCGTGCCAATCCTCAAGGACGACCGCGTCCATGAGGAAGATGGAACTTACAACTTCGACTTCGAAGCTGCCAACGGCATCCGCGTCTCCCAGGCTGGATCCCCCGACGGTGATGAGGACGCTGTGATCAAGGCCGGAGAGTATTCGTGAGTATTTTAGGATAGTCATTTACTGCGATATCTGATATTGTGTTAGTTTATTTCAATGAAACCTATTATACCAAATAATTTAAACGATTCTTTAAATGTGTTACAGCTACACTGCTCCTGACGGCTCTGAAATCCATGTCCGCTTCGTGgctgacgagaacggcttccagcctcAGGGCGCCCACCTGCCCGTGGCTCCCGCGTTCCCTCACCCAATCCCTCAGTTCGTGCTCGACCAGATCGCAAAGGCCGCCGAGGAGGACGCCGCCCGTGCTCGGGGTGATGACTCCGATGAAGTCTCCGCCCCTTCAGGCTTCTATGGTCGCCCCAACTAAACGCTCTTATTCGAACGATGTATTTGacctatttatttatgatatacacCTTATCATAATATTTGGCTTGTTATATCCTcgcataataattatgaaaattagaaGCTCCACATACTTAAAGACTGATAAACCCCAAGTTACAAAAATACTGGTCTttcttcatagaaaaaaaaacaaatctatgaaaacgagattttttttctgcGTGAGTGTTTAATGAACATGAAAGATCATACTTACACGTTATAATCAGTGAGGTTTCCTTTAGAGGataattgttttcctttctttttaaaacgcaACGAATTCCGTAAATAGTTACAACGCAATATTGCCAAGACTATAAATTACTCCGGAACGCTTATAATGTTAATTAGAAGTGGATTTGGCTGATCCATTCACATTCTCACATTTATATAGTTACCTAATGAGGCAAAACAATAACGGCTGTGGGAAACGTCGCCTTAAGAAttgatttttcatttaaaagaaaagaatacattTAATAGCAGATATTTCTGGTGTTAATGGGTTTCTGGATTTTTGTGTAAAAGCAAATTGAGAACCACATGAGCCGTAGAAGGCAGGTCCTcaccagaaagaaagaatggtagaaataataaaataatacaaataatctaTAAGACAAGCAGATAAAATGTTTTACTATATTGTGTCCGGTTTCGGGAAACACACGCACTGCGATTCACGTCTCTTTTCTGTTCTAATCAGCTGACAATACTTATgctaacatataatttttatatttaaattttataagcaaaaatccttattatttttgAACGAAATTTCCAACCTTCTACACCACTTTCTGAGAtgcccatttttcttttcttttttatctattttatttgttcatttatttatttacatattttagaaCTATTCATCTAGAAGCATTGGTTCTTTAAGGTTCTTGAGATCCACAGACTGTAACGGAAGATCATTCCGTTCATAGCTAAAATCAAGCAAGTTAATAATAATTGCACTGTACCAAAGGAAGGTGCTACactacatgcatgtgtgtgtgtgtgtgtgtgtgtgtgtgtgtgtgtgtgtgtgtgtgtgtgtgtgtgtgtgtgtgtgtgtacagagagagcgCATACTTATTCAAACAAGTTCAAAATGGGGAAATTAGGAAGTTTGGAATGCAAATAACGTATGGAACATACAGGATAAATATACATGCTTCCGATACCGCAGGTTGTTATCAAGatccaataatactaaaattttcattatgtcagtatatactaatatactccAAATCATATCACAACAACCGCACAAGAAAGAGGTATTTCTGTTAATATAGTACAGTGAAAATGGCTAAGTTAAGAAGTACGTGGATAATTTAACTTTTTCAGTCGAgtcataaaatagtaaaaataaatttaaaaaatgtatgataaatCAAATTGAAGAAAAATCATTATGTAAAGCTGAAGAATCATTGcatcttttcgaaaaaaaaagccaaaaggccTTCATTGAAAAACATAagaaagatattatttttaacGTACAGAAGAATATGTATAAAGTACTGGCAGATTACTATTATGAATTTCCCATTGCTTCGCTTTGTTGACAACTTACGATTGATCTCAGTTCCTTCTGGTCGTCTCTGAAATCCCTATTTAACCCAATCCACACGTATGGCAAGgatacatgccatacccactgtaATGCAAGTTCACtgattgtatttacacatagatggctctacaagtgcttagtcaccaaggaatcagttattagtcctacctttttcacctgtttacccttttcatcgacttttggaaagggtcttttgcctcatttcattgtcttaaaagttatattaataacaacttaataattataacatcagtaacaataataacattatcgatagttgatattaataacaacttaataatgataacatcaataataataataacattatcgatatcaactgtatgaataagaaaaacacattttccagccaattcaaggaatgg
The Penaeus monodon isolate SGIC_2016 chromosome 9, NSTDA_Pmon_1, whole genome shotgun sequence DNA segment above includes these coding regions:
- the LOC119576898 gene encoding endocuticle structural glycoprotein ABD-4-like, producing the protein MKLIVIACLAAVAVAAPQYSYGAPRAASSEEVEFVPILKDDRVHEEDGTYNFDFEAANGIRVSQAGSPDGDEDAVIKAGEYSYTAPDGSEIHVRFVADENGFQPQGAHLPVAPAFPHPIPQFVLDQIAKAAEEDAARARGDDSDEVSAPSGFYGRPN